A genomic region of Acipenser ruthenus chromosome 9, fAciRut3.2 maternal haplotype, whole genome shotgun sequence contains the following coding sequences:
- the LOC117406980 gene encoding transforming growth factor beta activator LRRC32-like isoform X1 — protein sequence MAVYLLLLLMAVSEVEATFRPRQLSPCRVVEMDVYCNNMNLKQIPLELPPGFHKLDLSENLLQNITLELLPFKDSVQQLDLHSNKIQFIQPGLFQHMDNLEVLDISRNFLDVFAQTKTEIGPLPSIKTLDLSGNNLYTGMTVYFLHDAPALRNLSLSGNSITKIEADTFSGSLALSSIDLHNNVVLEIEDGAFESLQNLSELNLSMNSITCITDFNLSQLKLLNLSKNSIESFHTAELDKEYDLLYLDLSENKLLYFPELPKRNRLMYLDLSRNIIQGVITGADENDYISYGWFKATNQPLNRTLLDNGVPFTNLSSLLYLDMSYNEIKSIPVEFFSSMGSLEFLNLSNNCLESFTSSSSSSLNSLDTLDLNFNALRNLSFAENTLRALKQLYLKGNNLQILAPDTFTNLHSIKVIDLQENHMSVCGWYPRLSNWGSTVQETDCVSFIGIPTLRYLYLSSNAIRSLPQYAFRQTPLLLLDLSKNPGIEVNSKAFSGLESSLMFLSLNGNNLPALNPDLSLLTSLKNLNLSGNLLTGLPPWSKDSSLEVLDLQNNVLISLQYNVVLVLEKTLKTLYLAGNRLSCCSNPRFLHMVQKSVIDIPDIDSVTCQYVKNSEYTEISILRVAQDECDQQDVRSISIIITITTALALAVVLVVLSKYCHQRRLRPEGSYKA from the exons ATGGCCGTGTATCTCCTGTTGCTCTTGATGGCTGTCAGTGAAGTGGAAGCTACATTCCGTCCTCGGCAGCTCTCCCCATGCAGAGTG GTAGAAATGGATGTTTATTGCAACAATATGAACCTGAAGCAGATTCCTTTAGAGCTCCCTCCTGGTTTCCACAAACTAGACTTGTCTGAAAACCTCCTCCAGAACATAACTCTGGAGCTCCTGCCCTTCAAAGACTCTGTGCAGCAGCTAGACCTGCATTCCAACAAGATCCAGTTCATACAGCCAGGCCTTTTCCAGCATATGGACAACCTTGAGGTCCTCGACATCTCCAGGAACTTCTTAGATGTGTTTGCACAAACCAAAACTGAGATTGGGCCGTTGCCCAGCATTAAGACCCTAGACCTCTCAGGAAACAACCTCTACACTGGCATGACTGTCTACTTCCTGCACGATGCGCCGGCACTGAGGAACCTCTCTTTAAGTGGGAACAGCATCACCAAAATAGAGGCCGACACCTTCTCGGGCTCGCTGGCTCTCAGCAGCATTGACCTCCACAACAACGTGGTCCTGGAAATAGAAGACGGGGCCTTTGAGTCTCTGCAGAACCTGTCCGAACTCAACCTGTCTATGAATTCAATAACCTGCATCACTGATTTCAACCTTTCTCAACTAAAGCTGCTGAACCTCAGCAAAAACAGCATTGAGTCTTTCCATACAGCAGAGTTAGACAAGGAGTATGATCTCTTATACCTCGATCTTAGTGAAAATAAACTGCTATACTTCCCAGAGCTCCCGAAGAGGAACAGACTGATGTATCTGGACTTGTCCCGAAACATCATACAAGGTGTTATCACAGGAGCAGATGAAAATGACTACATTTCATATGGTTGGTTCAAAGCAACGAACCAGCCCTTGAACAGGACTCTCTTGGACAATGGCGTTCCCTTTACCAACCTCTCAAGTCTTCTGTATTTAGACATGAGTTACAATGAGATCAAAAGCATCCCAGTGGAGTTCTTCAGCAGCATGGGCTCACTGGAGTTCCTCAACCTGAGCAATAACTGCCTTGAGAGCTTCAcaagctccagctccagctccttaAATTCCCTGGACACCCTGGATCTGAACTTCAACGCGCTGCGGAATCTGTCGTTTGCAGAGAACACGCTCAGGGCTCTGAAGCAGCTCTACCTGAAAGGTAACAATCTCCAGATTTTAGCACCAGATACTTTCACCAACCTTCACAGCATCAAAGTCATAGACCTCCAAGAAAACCACATGAGCGTGTGCGGGTGGTACCCCCGACTTTCCAACTGGGGCTCCACGGTACAGGAAACCGACTGCGTctctttcattgggattccaacaCTTCGTTACTTATACCTGTCCAGTAACGCTATCCGATCTCTTCCCCAGTACGCCTTCAGACAGACCCCTCTTCTGCTGTTGGATCTATCCAAGAATCCAGGAATAGAAGTGAACAGCAAGGCCTTTTCTGGGCTGGAATCGTCCTTAATGTTCTTATCCCTCAATGGAAATAACCTCCCAGCGCTGAACCCGGACCTGTCGCTTCTTACCAGCCTTAAAAACTTAAATCTGTCTGGAAATCTGTTAACCGGGCTGCCTCCTTGGAGTAAGGACTCCTCCTTGGAGGTTCTGGACCTGCAGAATAATGTCCTGATCAGCTTGCAGTACAACGTAGTGCTAGTCTTAGAAAAAACCCTAAAGACCTTATACCTCGCAGGGAACCGTCTAAGCTGCTGCAGCAACCCACGCTTCCTGCACATGGTCCAGAAGTCAGTGATTGACATCCCTGATATAGACTCTGTAACATGCCAGTATGTGAAGAATTCTGAGTACACAGAGATCAGCATCCTCAGAGTCGCGCAGGACGAATGTGACCAGCAGGATGTTAGAAGTATAAGCATCATCATTACAATTACTACAGCCCTGGCACTGGCTGTGGTGCTCGTCGTGCTTTCAAAATACTGCCATCAGCGGAGACTGAGGCCAGAGGGCAGCTATAAGGCCTAG
- the LOC117406980 gene encoding transforming growth factor beta activator LRRC32-like isoform X2, producing MQSEMDVYCNNMNLKQIPLELPPGFHKLDLSENLLQNITLELLPFKDSVQQLDLHSNKIQFIQPGLFQHMDNLEVLDISRNFLDVFAQTKTEIGPLPSIKTLDLSGNNLYTGMTVYFLHDAPALRNLSLSGNSITKIEADTFSGSLALSSIDLHNNVVLEIEDGAFESLQNLSELNLSMNSITCITDFNLSQLKLLNLSKNSIESFHTAELDKEYDLLYLDLSENKLLYFPELPKRNRLMYLDLSRNIIQGVITGADENDYISYGWFKATNQPLNRTLLDNGVPFTNLSSLLYLDMSYNEIKSIPVEFFSSMGSLEFLNLSNNCLESFTSSSSSSLNSLDTLDLNFNALRNLSFAENTLRALKQLYLKGNNLQILAPDTFTNLHSIKVIDLQENHMSVCGWYPRLSNWGSTVQETDCVSFIGIPTLRYLYLSSNAIRSLPQYAFRQTPLLLLDLSKNPGIEVNSKAFSGLESSLMFLSLNGNNLPALNPDLSLLTSLKNLNLSGNLLTGLPPWSKDSSLEVLDLQNNVLISLQYNVVLVLEKTLKTLYLAGNRLSCCSNPRFLHMVQKSVIDIPDIDSVTCQYVKNSEYTEISILRVAQDECDQQDVRSISIIITITTALALAVVLVVLSKYCHQRRLRPEGSYKA from the exons ATGCAGAGTG AAATGGATGTTTATTGCAACAATATGAACCTGAAGCAGATTCCTTTAGAGCTCCCTCCTGGTTTCCACAAACTAGACTTGTCTGAAAACCTCCTCCAGAACATAACTCTGGAGCTCCTGCCCTTCAAAGACTCTGTGCAGCAGCTAGACCTGCATTCCAACAAGATCCAGTTCATACAGCCAGGCCTTTTCCAGCATATGGACAACCTTGAGGTCCTCGACATCTCCAGGAACTTCTTAGATGTGTTTGCACAAACCAAAACTGAGATTGGGCCGTTGCCCAGCATTAAGACCCTAGACCTCTCAGGAAACAACCTCTACACTGGCATGACTGTCTACTTCCTGCACGATGCGCCGGCACTGAGGAACCTCTCTTTAAGTGGGAACAGCATCACCAAAATAGAGGCCGACACCTTCTCGGGCTCGCTGGCTCTCAGCAGCATTGACCTCCACAACAACGTGGTCCTGGAAATAGAAGACGGGGCCTTTGAGTCTCTGCAGAACCTGTCCGAACTCAACCTGTCTATGAATTCAATAACCTGCATCACTGATTTCAACCTTTCTCAACTAAAGCTGCTGAACCTCAGCAAAAACAGCATTGAGTCTTTCCATACAGCAGAGTTAGACAAGGAGTATGATCTCTTATACCTCGATCTTAGTGAAAATAAACTGCTATACTTCCCAGAGCTCCCGAAGAGGAACAGACTGATGTATCTGGACTTGTCCCGAAACATCATACAAGGTGTTATCACAGGAGCAGATGAAAATGACTACATTTCATATGGTTGGTTCAAAGCAACGAACCAGCCCTTGAACAGGACTCTCTTGGACAATGGCGTTCCCTTTACCAACCTCTCAAGTCTTCTGTATTTAGACATGAGTTACAATGAGATCAAAAGCATCCCAGTGGAGTTCTTCAGCAGCATGGGCTCACTGGAGTTCCTCAACCTGAGCAATAACTGCCTTGAGAGCTTCAcaagctccagctccagctccttaAATTCCCTGGACACCCTGGATCTGAACTTCAACGCGCTGCGGAATCTGTCGTTTGCAGAGAACACGCTCAGGGCTCTGAAGCAGCTCTACCTGAAAGGTAACAATCTCCAGATTTTAGCACCAGATACTTTCACCAACCTTCACAGCATCAAAGTCATAGACCTCCAAGAAAACCACATGAGCGTGTGCGGGTGGTACCCCCGACTTTCCAACTGGGGCTCCACGGTACAGGAAACCGACTGCGTctctttcattgggattccaacaCTTCGTTACTTATACCTGTCCAGTAACGCTATCCGATCTCTTCCCCAGTACGCCTTCAGACAGACCCCTCTTCTGCTGTTGGATCTATCCAAGAATCCAGGAATAGAAGTGAACAGCAAGGCCTTTTCTGGGCTGGAATCGTCCTTAATGTTCTTATCCCTCAATGGAAATAACCTCCCAGCGCTGAACCCGGACCTGTCGCTTCTTACCAGCCTTAAAAACTTAAATCTGTCTGGAAATCTGTTAACCGGGCTGCCTCCTTGGAGTAAGGACTCCTCCTTGGAGGTTCTGGACCTGCAGAATAATGTCCTGATCAGCTTGCAGTACAACGTAGTGCTAGTCTTAGAAAAAACCCTAAAGACCTTATACCTCGCAGGGAACCGTCTAAGCTGCTGCAGCAACCCACGCTTCCTGCACATGGTCCAGAAGTCAGTGATTGACATCCCTGATATAGACTCTGTAACATGCCAGTATGTGAAGAATTCTGAGTACACAGAGATCAGCATCCTCAGAGTCGCGCAGGACGAATGTGACCAGCAGGATGTTAGAAGTATAAGCATCATCATTACAATTACTACAGCCCTGGCACTGGCTGTGGTGCTCGTCGTGCTTTCAAAATACTGCCATCAGCGGAGACTGAGGCCAGAGGGCAGCTATAAGGCCTAG